Proteins encoded together in one Dechloromonas sp. HYN0024 window:
- a CDS encoding DUF302 domain-containing protein: MFYIVDSDKSFYEATTDLVPVIQRLGLNVLHIHDLGGMLDSRDIEFDDECQVFEVGNPRLVEKVLAIDRRLSLALPWRISVYTEDGITKIALARPGPVLAALSSAVGVERLAHELEEKLIQVVDETR, translated from the coding sequence ATGTTCTACATCGTCGATAGCGACAAATCTTTCTACGAAGCCACCACGGATCTCGTCCCGGTCATTCAGCGCCTGGGTCTCAATGTGCTGCACATTCATGATCTGGGCGGCATGCTCGATAGCAGGGACATCGAATTCGACGACGAATGTCAGGTCTTCGAGGTGGGGAATCCGCGGTTGGTCGAGAAAGTGCTGGCCATCGACCGGCGCTTGAGCCTGGCGCTGCCGTGGCGGATTTCGGTGTATACCGAGGACGGTATTACGAAGATTGCGTTGGCGCGGCCGGGGCCGGTTCTGGCCGCGCTGTCGTCGGCGGTCGGGGTGGAACGTCTGGCCCACGAGCTGGAGGAAAAGCTTATCCAGGTTGTCGACGAGACGCGCTAG
- a CDS encoding cbb3-type cytochrome c oxidase subunit I: MQYKSQAVAKPYFIAAIGLFVGQILFGLILGLQYVLGDFLFPAIPFNVARMVHTNLLIVWLLFGFMGGAYFLIPEESETELFSPKLALLMFWIFLVAGAATIVGYLAVPYATLAELTGNNILETMGREFLEQPLPTKVGIVIVALVFLFNITMTVLKGKKTAISLVLLIGLWGLAVFFLFSFYNPANVVLDKFFWWWTVHLWVEGVWELILGSFLAFVLIKTTGVDREVIEKWLYVIVTLTLITGIIGTGHHYFWIGTPEYWQWWGSIFSALEPIPFFAMTVFAFNMVNRRRREHPNKAAVLWALGTGVMAFLGAGVWGFLHTLAPVNYYTHGTQITAAHGHMAFYGAYAMVNLMMISYAMPILRGRAANSNKSQVLEMWSFWLMTVAIVFITLFLTAAGILQVWLQRVSDTPLPFMVAQEKIALFYWMREWAGLAFLIGLVVYIVSFFVGGDEEKAA; this comes from the coding sequence ATGCAATACAAATCCCAAGCGGTTGCAAAACCCTACTTCATCGCGGCTATCGGCCTGTTTGTCGGTCAGATCCTGTTCGGCCTGATTCTTGGCCTGCAGTATGTGCTCGGCGACTTCCTGTTCCCCGCCATACCCTTCAACGTGGCCCGCATGGTCCACACCAACCTGCTCATCGTGTGGCTGCTCTTCGGCTTCATGGGTGGCGCCTACTTCCTGATCCCGGAAGAATCCGAAACCGAACTGTTCAGCCCGAAACTGGCCCTGCTCATGTTCTGGATCTTCCTGGTTGCTGGCGCTGCCACGATCGTCGGCTATCTGGCGGTACCTTACGCCACGCTGGCTGAACTGACCGGTAACAACATCCTCGAAACAATGGGCCGCGAGTTCCTTGAACAGCCGCTGCCGACCAAGGTCGGTATCGTCATCGTGGCGCTCGTCTTTCTGTTCAACATCACCATGACGGTGCTGAAGGGCAAGAAGACCGCCATTTCGCTGGTGCTGCTGATTGGTCTGTGGGGCTTGGCCGTCTTCTTCCTGTTCTCTTTCTACAACCCGGCGAACGTCGTTCTCGACAAGTTCTTCTGGTGGTGGACGGTGCACCTCTGGGTGGAAGGCGTGTGGGAACTGATCCTCGGTTCCTTCCTGGCTTTCGTGCTGATCAAGACGACCGGTGTTGACCGTGAAGTCATCGAAAAGTGGCTGTACGTCATCGTCACCCTGACGCTGATCACCGGCATCATTGGTACGGGTCACCACTACTTCTGGATCGGCACGCCGGAATACTGGCAGTGGTGGGGTTCCATCTTCTCCGCACTGGAGCCGATTCCGTTCTTCGCCATGACCGTGTTTGCCTTCAATATGGTGAACCGTCGCCGCCGCGAGCATCCGAACAAGGCTGCCGTGCTGTGGGCGCTGGGCACCGGCGTGATGGCCTTCCTCGGCGCAGGCGTGTGGGGCTTCCTGCATACCCTGGCGCCGGTCAACTACTACACGCACGGTACGCAGATCACCGCCGCTCACGGCCACATGGCTTTCTATGGTGCCTACGCCATGGTCAACCTGATGATGATCTCCTACGCCATGCCCATCCTGCGCGGCCGTGCTGCCAACAGCAACAAGTCGCAAGTGCTGGAAATGTGGTCGTTCTGGCTGATGACCGTGGCCATCGTCTTCATCACCCTGTTCCTGACCGCTGCAGGCATCCTGCAAGTCTGGCTGCAACGCGTATCCGACACTCCGCTGCCCTTCATGGTGGCGCAGGAGAAGATCGCGCTGTTCTACTGGATGCGTGAATGGGCCGGCCTTGCCTTCCTGATCGGTCTCGTTGTCTACATCGTCAGTTTCTTTGTCGGTGGCGATGAAGAGAAAGCTGCCTGA
- a CDS encoding cytochrome c, whose amino-acid sequence MSGAFTKSMARNIFYGGTVFFFLLFLALSFDTLSQLPKRDMRANMTPQIAEGKKLWETNNCIGCHTLLGEGAYFAPELGNVIVRYGEEGTKAFIQSRPKEGIPGRRSMPQFNFNDEQLNAIVAFLKHVNSINTNNWPPNSQG is encoded by the coding sequence ATGAGTGGCGCTTTCACCAAATCGATGGCGCGGAACATATTTTACGGGGGGACGGTTTTCTTCTTCCTGTTGTTCCTTGCGCTGTCATTCGACACACTCTCGCAACTACCCAAACGCGACATGCGGGCCAATATGACGCCGCAGATCGCCGAGGGCAAGAAGCTCTGGGAAACCAACAACTGCATCGGCTGCCACACCCTGCTGGGTGAAGGTGCCTATTTTGCACCGGAACTGGGTAACGTCATCGTTCGCTACGGCGAAGAAGGCACCAAGGCGTTCATCCAGAGCCGTCCGAAAGAAGGCATCCCGGGTCGCCGCAGCATGCCGCAGTTCAACTTCAATGACGAGCAACTGAATGCCATCGTGGCCTTCCTTAAGCACGTCAATTCGATCAACACCAACAACTGGCCGCCTAACAGCCAGGGCTGA
- a CDS encoding NYN domain-containing protein — MASSSDNASMALFCDFENVALGVRDAQYDKFDIRPVLERLLAKGSIVVKKAYCDWDRYKAFKAAMHEANFELIEIPHVRQSGKNSADIRMVVDALDLCYTKAHVDTFVIISGDSDFSPLVSKLRENAKKVIGVGVKQSCSDLLVTNCDEFIYYDDLVRDRETRSNSRRDREAPKRSPEEEAKRSQKQEERKSKAVDIVAATFVDLMADRGESERIWASVLKEVVKRRNPGFNESYYGFRTFGNLLEEAASRGLLGFGRDDKGAYVFRGQVRPTSGEIESVAELPTVLAETTSEPTADARPEADQEAKVESRPGETEASGGSRRRGGRRSRSGKERSATESPEQLPVAASEPVLVVSESPVEPVASNVTPAEKSEGQPRRGARRPRQAAAAKDAAPLVVEVQPVEVAVESKPAKPKRPSRPRKAKVVSEASED, encoded by the coding sequence ATGGCCTCATCCAGCGACAACGCCAGCATGGCGCTCTTCTGCGACTTCGAAAACGTCGCCCTCGGCGTCCGTGATGCCCAGTATGACAAGTTCGACATCCGCCCGGTGCTTGAGCGCCTGCTCGCCAAGGGCAGCATCGTCGTCAAGAAGGCCTATTGCGATTGGGATCGTTACAAGGCCTTCAAGGCGGCCATGCACGAAGCCAATTTCGAACTCATCGAAATCCCCCATGTCCGCCAGTCCGGCAAGAACTCGGCCGACATCCGCATGGTCGTCGATGCACTCGACCTCTGCTACACCAAGGCCCATGTCGATACCTTCGTGATCATCAGCGGCGACTCCGATTTTTCGCCGCTCGTCTCCAAGCTGCGTGAAAACGCCAAGAAGGTGATCGGCGTTGGCGTCAAGCAGTCGTGTTCGGACCTGCTGGTGACCAATTGCGACGAATTCATCTATTACGACGACCTTGTCCGCGACCGCGAAACCCGCAGCAACTCGCGGCGTGACCGCGAAGCGCCGAAGCGTTCGCCGGAAGAAGAGGCCAAGCGCAGCCAGAAGCAGGAAGAGCGCAAGAGCAAGGCGGTGGATATCGTCGCGGCGACCTTTGTCGACCTCATGGCCGATCGTGGCGAGAGCGAGCGGATCTGGGCTTCGGTCCTCAAGGAAGTGGTCAAGCGCCGTAACCCCGGTTTCAATGAAAGCTATTACGGCTTCCGGACCTTCGGCAATCTGCTCGAAGAGGCGGCCAGCCGTGGCCTGCTCGGCTTTGGTCGGGACGACAAGGGAGCCTATGTCTTCCGCGGGCAGGTTCGACCGACTTCTGGCGAGATCGAGTCGGTTGCCGAGTTGCCGACTGTCCTGGCGGAAACGACCAGTGAGCCAACGGCTGATGCCCGACCCGAGGCTGATCAGGAGGCGAAAGTCGAGTCGCGTCCCGGTGAAACGGAAGCGTCTGGCGGCTCGCGTCGTCGTGGTGGGCGTCGCTCGCGGAGCGGCAAGGAACGTTCGGCCACCGAGTCGCCTGAGCAGTTGCCGGTAGCTGCCAGCGAACCGGTGCTGGTCGTCAGCGAAAGCCCGGTCGAACCCGTTGCGAGCAATGTGACGCCGGCTGAAAAGTCCGAAGGCCAGCCGCGCCGTGGTGCTCGTCGTCCGCGTCAGGCAGCAGCGGCAAAGGATGCTGCTCCGCTGGTGGTCGAGGTACAGCCGGTAGAAGTGGCGGTTGAATCCAAGCCCGCCAAGCCCAAGCGCCCATCGCGTCCGCGCAAGGCCAAAGTGGTGTCCGAGGCGTCGGAAGACTAA
- the panD gene encoding aspartate 1-decarboxylase, which yields MQRTMLKSKLHRVTATHADLHYEGSCAIDEDLLEAANIKEYEQIDIWNVNNGERFTTYAIRAERGSGVISVNGSAARRAAPGDILIIATFAVYNEVELARHEPDLIYVDSQNSIVRRGHKIPVQAAA from the coding sequence ATGCAGAGAACAATGCTGAAATCCAAGTTGCACCGCGTCACGGCAACCCATGCCGACCTGCACTACGAGGGTTCCTGCGCCATCGATGAAGACCTGCTTGAAGCGGCAAACATCAAGGAATACGAACAGATCGACATCTGGAACGTTAACAATGGCGAGCGTTTCACCACTTACGCCATCCGCGCCGAACGCGGATCGGGCGTCATTTCCGTAAATGGCTCGGCTGCTCGCCGTGCGGCGCCGGGTGACATCCTGATCATCGCCACCTTCGCCGTCTATAACGAGGTCGAACTGGCCCGTCACGAACCCGATCTGATCTACGTCGATTCGCAGAACAGCATCGTCCGTCGCGGCCACAAGATTCCGGTCCAGGCTGCCGCCTGA
- the panC gene encoding pantoate--beta-alanine ligase → MQIHSAIADLRTALKNRGRVVFVPTMGNLHAGHISLMEQARAHGDTVVASIFVNRLQFGPNEDFDKYPRTFQADCDKLATAGVDVLFAPTEADLYPEPQEYTVEPPAIQNILDGEFRPGHFRGVATVVLKLFNIVQPQAAVFGKKDYQQLMVIRNMTRQLALPITIVGGETVRAEDGLALSSRNGYLSTADRAEAPRLYRLLQEIRTRIQAGETKHTDLEKMATAELNRAGWQTDYVAVRQQSDLSPPSGANAPLVVLAASRLGSTRLIDNIEI, encoded by the coding sequence ATGCAAATCCATTCTGCCATCGCCGATCTGCGCACGGCGCTGAAGAACCGTGGTCGCGTCGTTTTTGTGCCGACCATGGGTAACCTCCACGCCGGCCACATCAGCCTCATGGAACAGGCCCGCGCCCATGGGGATACGGTCGTTGCGTCAATTTTTGTCAATCGCCTGCAATTCGGCCCGAACGAGGACTTCGACAAATATCCGCGGACTTTCCAGGCCGACTGCGACAAGCTTGCCACGGCCGGCGTTGACGTGCTGTTCGCCCCGACCGAGGCCGATCTTTACCCGGAACCTCAGGAATACACAGTCGAGCCGCCAGCCATCCAGAACATTCTTGATGGCGAGTTCCGTCCCGGCCACTTCCGCGGGGTCGCCACGGTTGTCCTCAAGCTCTTCAACATCGTCCAGCCGCAAGCCGCCGTATTTGGCAAGAAGGACTATCAGCAGCTCATGGTCATCCGCAACATGACGCGCCAGCTGGCCTTGCCGATCACTATCGTCGGCGGCGAAACGGTGCGCGCCGAGGATGGCCTCGCCCTCTCCTCGCGCAACGGCTACCTGAGCACGGCAGACCGTGCCGAGGCGCCGCGCCTCTATCGCCTGCTTCAGGAAATCCGCACCCGCATCCAGGCTGGCGAAACGAAACATACCGATCTGGAAAAAATGGCCACCGCCGAGTTAAACCGTGCCGGCTGGCAGACCGATTATGTTGCGGTGCGACAACAGTCAGACCTGTCCCCTCCCTCCGGCGCAAATGCCCCGCTGGTGGTGCTTGCGGCCAGTCGCCTTGGTTCAACGCGGCTCATTGATAACATTGAGATTTGA
- the panB gene encoding 3-methyl-2-oxobutanoate hydroxymethyltransferase, translating into MSAQTITRRLTQADLAKLYASSEKVVMFTCYDASFARLLDGAGVDSILIGDSLGNVIQGHDTTLPVTVADIAYHTACVKRGCDHPFIIADMPFGSYQESPEQAFRNAVTLMAAGAQMVKLEGGKEMAATVSFLVSRGIPVCGHVGLTPQSVHALGGYKVQGKGDAAAQRLKDDALALQNAGATMIVLEAIPAALAAEVTASLHIITIGIGAGKDCSGQVMVLHDAFDIPPGKKAKFVKNFMAGASSIHDAACQAVAAVKDGSYPGPEHTYSA; encoded by the coding sequence ATGTCAGCTCAAACCATTACCCGCCGCCTGACCCAGGCTGATCTCGCCAAGCTCTATGCCAGCAGCGAGAAGGTCGTCATGTTCACCTGCTACGACGCCAGCTTTGCCCGTCTGCTGGATGGCGCCGGCGTTGACTCGATCCTGATTGGCGACTCGCTGGGCAATGTCATCCAGGGCCACGACACGACCCTGCCGGTTACCGTTGCCGACATCGCTTATCACACCGCCTGCGTCAAGCGCGGCTGCGACCACCCCTTCATCATTGCCGACATGCCTTTCGGCAGCTATCAGGAATCGCCGGAACAAGCCTTCCGCAATGCCGTCACGCTGATGGCGGCGGGCGCCCAGATGGTCAAGCTCGAAGGCGGCAAGGAAATGGCCGCGACAGTGAGTTTCCTGGTCAGCCGTGGCATCCCGGTGTGCGGTCACGTCGGCCTGACGCCGCAGTCGGTGCACGCCCTCGGCGGTTACAAGGTGCAGGGCAAGGGCGACGCCGCCGCCCAGCGCCTCAAGGATGATGCCCTGGCCCTGCAGAATGCCGGGGCCACGATGATCGTCCTCGAAGCCATTCCCGCTGCCCTCGCTGCCGAAGTGACGGCTAGCCTGCACATCATCACCATCGGCATCGGCGCCGGCAAGGATTGCTCCGGCCAGGTCATGGTCCTGCACGATGCCTTCGACATCCCGCCAGGCAAGAAGGCCAAGTTCGTCAAGAATTTCATGGCCGGTGCCAGCAGCATTCACGATGCCGCCTGCCAGGCAGTTGCCGCCGTCAAGGATGGCAGCTATCCCGGCCCCGAACACACTTACTCCGCTTAA
- a CDS encoding DMT family protein, translating into MTVFGLHISVIWQTVTLLALSNVFMTFAWYAHLKNLSDKPWWIAALVSWGIALFEYLLQVPANRIGNSELDLGQLKILQEVITLAVFVPFVVFYMNQPMKLDYLWAALCILGAVYFVFRA; encoded by the coding sequence GTGACCGTCTTCGGCCTGCACATCTCCGTGATCTGGCAGACGGTGACGCTGCTCGCCCTGTCGAACGTTTTCATGACTTTCGCCTGGTATGCCCATCTCAAGAACCTCAGCGACAAGCCCTGGTGGATTGCCGCCCTTGTTTCATGGGGCATCGCCCTCTTCGAATATCTGCTGCAGGTTCCCGCCAACCGGATCGGCAATAGCGAGCTTGACCTCGGCCAGCTAAAGATCCTGCAGGAAGTCATCACGCTCGCCGTGTTTGTCCCTTTCGTTGTCTTTTACATGAACCAGCCGATGAAGCTTGACTACTTGTGGGCGGCTCTGTGTATCCTAGGCGCCGTCTATTTCGTCTTCAGGGCGTAA
- the folK gene encoding 2-amino-4-hydroxy-6-hydroxymethyldihydropteridine diphosphokinase, which yields MNTAFVALGANLGDPAATVRAAFAALSNLSESRIVHSSSLYRTAPVGITEQPAFINAVAQLETTLAPEALLDALFDIELRFGRIRADKNGPRTLDLDLLLYDDQFLELPRLTLPHPRLHLRAFVLCPLAEIAPHLSIPGRGTVAAWLPAVANQDFVKL from the coding sequence ATGAACACCGCCTTTGTCGCGCTGGGTGCCAATCTGGGTGACCCGGCAGCCACCGTGCGCGCCGCCTTTGCGGCCCTGTCCAACCTGTCGGAAAGCCGCATCGTTCACAGCTCATCGCTGTACCGCACGGCTCCGGTCGGGATTACCGAACAGCCGGCCTTCATCAATGCCGTCGCCCAACTGGAAACGACGCTGGCGCCTGAAGCCTTGCTCGATGCCCTGTTTGACATCGAACTGCGCTTTGGCCGCATCCGCGCCGACAAGAACGGGCCGCGCACGCTCGATCTCGACCTGCTGCTCTACGACGACCAATTTCTCGAGCTGCCGCGCCTGACCCTGCCGCATCCCCGCCTGCATCTGCGCGCCTTCGTGCTCTGCCCGCTGGCTGAAATCGCCCCGCACCTGTCCATCCCGGGGCGCGGCACCGTCGCCGCCTGGCTGCCGGCCGTCGCCAATCAGGATTTTGTGAAGCTGTGA
- the pcnB gene encoding polynucleotide adenylyltransferase PcnB produces MIRKFISRVFSGKKPQASKHEPAVIPVSSHGITRDRISSGSRRVCETLQGHGFKAYVVGGAVRDLLIGAEPKDFDIATDATPEEVRRAFRRSRIIGRRFQIVHVMMGQETLEVTTFRGMLDEKTKTDEHGRVLHDNVFGSHADDAARRDFTANALYYDPATEAVIDYHHGVGDLKQKTLRMIGEPRTRYREDPVRMLRAVRLAAKLGLMIDPEAKKPIREMAGLLENVPAARLFDEMLKLLTSGHSVKCITQLRDEGLHHGLLPLLDVILEQPMGEKFVMLSLKNTDDRIRQEKGVSPGFLFATLLWHEVLAHWEKLKAKGEAKIPALYQAMDTVIDVQGEKLAITRRIAGDIKDIWALQPRFDARAGKRPYALLEQPRFRAGYDFLVLRAESGEIDMELADWWTRFQRVDGEERAEMLMPEQAGDKKRRRRKKKPANAGNQDSSPE; encoded by the coding sequence GTGATCCGCAAATTCATTTCCCGCGTTTTCAGCGGCAAGAAGCCCCAGGCCAGCAAGCACGAACCGGCCGTCATTCCCGTCTCCAGCCACGGCATTACCCGCGACCGCATTAGCAGCGGCAGCCGGCGCGTCTGCGAAACCCTGCAGGGCCACGGCTTCAAGGCCTATGTCGTCGGCGGTGCCGTGCGCGACCTGCTGATCGGCGCCGAGCCCAAGGATTTCGATATCGCCACCGACGCCACGCCAGAAGAGGTTCGTCGTGCTTTCCGCCGCTCGCGCATCATCGGTCGCCGCTTCCAGATCGTGCATGTCATGATGGGCCAGGAAACGCTGGAGGTCACCACCTTCCGCGGCATGCTCGACGAGAAGACGAAGACCGACGAACACGGCCGCGTCCTCCACGACAATGTTTTTGGCAGCCATGCCGACGATGCGGCGCGCCGCGATTTCACGGCCAATGCCCTGTATTACGACCCGGCCACCGAAGCGGTCATCGACTATCACCACGGCGTCGGCGATCTCAAACAGAAAACCCTGCGCATGATCGGCGAACCGCGCACCCGCTATCGCGAAGATCCGGTGCGCATGCTGCGCGCCGTCCGCCTTGCCGCCAAGCTCGGCCTGATGATCGACCCGGAAGCGAAGAAACCGATCCGGGAAATGGCCGGCCTCCTCGAAAACGTGCCGGCCGCCCGCCTTTTCGACGAAATGCTCAAGCTGCTGACCTCCGGGCATTCCGTCAAGTGCATCACCCAGTTGCGCGACGAAGGCCTGCACCACGGCCTCCTGCCGCTGCTTGACGTCATCCTCGAGCAGCCGATGGGCGAGAAGTTCGTCATGCTCTCGCTCAAGAACACCGACGACCGCATCCGCCAGGAAAAAGGCGTCTCACCCGGCTTCCTCTTTGCCACCCTGCTCTGGCACGAAGTGCTGGCCCATTGGGAAAAACTCAAGGCCAAGGGCGAGGCAAAGATTCCGGCGCTCTATCAGGCGATGGATACGGTCATTGACGTACAGGGCGAAAAGCTCGCCATTACGCGCCGCATTGCCGGCGACATCAAGGACATCTGGGCCCTGCAGCCGCGCTTCGATGCACGCGCTGGCAAACGCCCCTACGCCCTGCTCGAACAGCCGCGCTTCCGCGCCGGTTACGATTTTCTCGTGCTCCGCGCCGAATCCGGCGAAATCGACATGGAACTGGCCGACTGGTGGACCCGCTTCCAGCGCGTCGATGGCGAGGAACGTGCCGAAATGCTGATGCCCGAGCAGGCAGGCGACAAAAAGCGCCGCCGCCGCAAGAAAAAGCCGGCCAATGCCGGCAACCAGGACAGCAGCCCGGAATGA
- a CDS encoding HAD family phosphatase has protein sequence MNLALFDLDNTLLTGDSDFEWAQFLISKGVVDREVQEAKNIQFYEQYKAGTLDIHEFLAFQLAPLTRHRRAELDAWHREYMAHHILPIIGQAAQALVKQHLDTGDLCAIVTATNSFVTGPIARNFGIPHLIGTVPAVDVKTGTFSGGPQGTPAFRDGKIERVEAWLESLGLWWGSFADSFFYSDSHNDLPLMGKVRTPVAVDPDDKLRAHASEMGWKIITLR, from the coding sequence ATGAATCTCGCCCTTTTTGACCTCGACAACACGCTACTCACCGGCGACTCCGACTTTGAATGGGCGCAATTCCTGATCAGCAAGGGCGTCGTCGACCGCGAAGTGCAGGAAGCGAAGAACATCCAGTTCTACGAGCAGTACAAGGCCGGCACCCTCGACATCCATGAATTTCTCGCCTTTCAGTTGGCCCCGCTGACCCGCCACCGGCGTGCCGAACTCGATGCCTGGCACCGCGAATACATGGCACATCACATTCTGCCGATCATCGGCCAAGCCGCACAGGCACTGGTCAAGCAGCACCTTGACACCGGCGATCTGTGCGCCATTGTCACCGCCACCAACAGCTTCGTCACCGGCCCAATCGCCCGCAACTTCGGCATTCCGCACCTGATCGGCACGGTCCCGGCGGTGGACGTCAAAACCGGCACCTTTTCTGGCGGCCCGCAGGGAACCCCGGCCTTCCGCGACGGCAAGATCGAGCGCGTCGAAGCCTGGCTCGAATCGCTCGGCCTGTGGTGGGGCAGCTTCGCCGACAGCTTTTTCTACAGCGACTCGCACAACGATCTGCCGCTGATGGGCAAGGTCAGGACACCCGTAGCAGTCGATCCGGACGATAAGCTGCGTGCCCACGCTAGTGAAATGGGCTGGAAAATCATTACTTTGCGGTAG
- the hda gene encoding DnaA regulatory inactivator Hda has product MRQLILDLLPESPPTLDNFVTGGNAETLALFTEWLAGTRADTSFCLWGEAGSGCSHLLQASGFTYVDAGLDPALKSAPPADQLAIDHAERLDDTGQIALFNHFNRLKMAGGMLLTATSQPPAHLALREDLRTRLGSGLICRLQPLSDDEKAAALAAHAKERALKLTPELIDYLMRHAPRDMRTLSSIIVALDQYTLEQKRAVTLPLLRELLNQEANA; this is encoded by the coding sequence ATGCGCCAGCTGATTCTCGACCTGCTGCCCGAAAGCCCGCCTACGCTGGATAACTTCGTCACCGGCGGCAACGCGGAGACGCTGGCCCTGTTCACCGAATGGCTGGCCGGGACGCGCGCCGATACATCGTTCTGCCTTTGGGGCGAAGCCGGCTCCGGGTGCTCCCACCTGCTTCAGGCAAGCGGCTTTACCTATGTCGATGCCGGCCTCGATCCAGCGCTCAAAAGCGCCCCTCCAGCCGACCAACTGGCCATCGATCACGCTGAAAGACTCGACGACACCGGCCAGATCGCGCTGTTCAACCACTTCAACCGGCTGAAAATGGCGGGTGGCATGTTATTGACTGCAACCAGCCAGCCGCCGGCTCATCTGGCCCTGCGCGAAGACCTGCGCACTCGCCTCGGCTCCGGTCTGATCTGCCGCCTGCAACCGCTCTCCGATGACGAAAAGGCCGCCGCCCTCGCCGCCCACGCCAAAGAGCGCGCCCTCAAGCTGACGCCGGAACTGATCGACTACCTGATGCGCCACGCCCCACGCGACATGCGCACGCTGTCGTCGATCATCGTCGCTCTCGACCAATACACGCTGGAGCAGAAGCGCGCCGTCACCCTGCCGCTGCTGCGCGAACTGCTCAACCAGGAAGCCAACGCATGA
- the tyrS gene encoding tyrosine--tRNA ligase codes for MYQSPLIQDLQDRGLIAQITDAQALDKLLTEESVTLYCGFDPTADSLHLGHLVPVLILKRFQEAGHKPIALVGGATGMIGDPSFKATERKLNTPDVIATWVDKIRGQVAPFLNFDGANAAIMANNYDWFGGMNCLEFLRDIGKHFSVNAMIKKESVQQRLTREDQGISYTEFSYSLLQGYDFAELYKRHGCILQIGGSDQWGNIVAGTDLTRRLHQKQVYGLTLPLITKADGTKFGKTESGAIWLDPKKTSPYAFYQFWLNTSDADVYKFLRYFTFLPVSRIAEIEVADQASGGKPEAQRILAEEATRLVHGEVALMAARRITEALFSGQLENLTENDLEQLAQDGMPGVSLESANGSLIDALVAASLAKSKSEARTFIQSGSIAINGAKAEALDHQIADGERLYGRFTILRRGKKNYGLISWQ; via the coding sequence ATGTACCAGTCCCCCCTCATCCAGGATTTGCAGGATCGCGGCCTGATCGCCCAGATCACCGACGCCCAGGCGCTCGACAAGCTGCTGACCGAGGAGTCGGTGACCCTGTATTGCGGTTTCGACCCGACAGCAGACAGCCTGCACCTCGGCCACCTGGTGCCGGTGCTCATCCTCAAGCGCTTCCAGGAAGCCGGCCACAAGCCGATTGCGCTGGTCGGCGGCGCCACCGGCATGATCGGCGACCCGAGCTTCAAGGCGACCGAGCGCAAGCTCAATACGCCGGACGTGATCGCCACCTGGGTGGACAAGATTCGCGGCCAGGTTGCCCCTTTCCTGAACTTTGACGGCGCCAACGCGGCCATCATGGCCAACAATTACGACTGGTTCGGCGGCATGAACTGCCTGGAATTCCTGCGCGACATCGGCAAGCACTTTTCGGTCAATGCCATGATCAAGAAGGAATCCGTCCAGCAGCGCCTGACCCGTGAAGACCAGGGCATCTCCTACACCGAGTTTTCTTACAGCCTCCTTCAGGGCTATGACTTCGCAGAGCTTTACAAGCGTCACGGCTGCATCCTGCAGATTGGCGGTTCCGACCAGTGGGGCAACATTGTCGCCGGCACCGACCTGACGCGCCGCCTGCACCAGAAGCAGGTCTATGGCCTGACCCTGCCCCTGATCACCAAGGCGGATGGCACCAAGTTCGGCAAGACCGAGTCGGGTGCCATCTGGCTCGACCCTAAAAAGACCTCGCCCTACGCCTTCTACCAGTTCTGGCTCAACACCAGCGACGCCGATGTCTACAAGTTCCTGCGCTACTTCACCTTCCTCCCGGTCAGCCGTATCGCCGAGATCGAGGTAGCCGACCAAGCCAGCGGCGGCAAGCCGGAAGCCCAGCGCATCCTGGCCGAAGAGGCAACCCGCCTGGTGCACGGCGAAGTCGCCCTGATGGCCGCCCGACGCATCACCGAAGCCCTGTTCTCCGGTCAACTCGAGAACCTGACCGAAAACGACCTTGAACAACTGGCCCAGGACGGCATGCCCGGCGTCAGCCTGGAATCCGCCAACGGCAGCCTGATCGATGCCCTGGTCGCCGCCAGCCTGGCCAAGTCGAAATCGGAAGCCCGGACCTTCATCCAGAGTGGCAGCATCGCCATCAACGGCGCCAAGGCCGAGGCGCTCGATCATCAGATCGCCGATGGAGAGCGCCTCTATGGTCGCTTCACCATCCTGCGCCGGGGCAAGAAAAACTACGGGCTGATCAGCTGGCAGTAG